A genomic window from Flavobacterium johnsoniae includes:
- a CDS encoding helix-turn-helix transcriptional regulator → MNPQKIIEQLNEIKMMITKGNQFQKEIFTIKDLMNYTGFSDSTIHKLSAKKLIPHNKPTNGALFFDRVEIVEWIRKHKVYSDEEVLSKFSKHLKK, encoded by the coding sequence ATGAACCCACAAAAAATTATTGAACAGTTAAATGAAATTAAAATGATGATTACAAAAGGTAATCAGTTCCAAAAAGAGATTTTTACTATTAAAGATTTGATGAACTATACAGGCTTTTCGGATAGTACGATTCACAAATTATCTGCTAAAAAATTAATCCCTCATAATAAGCCAACCAACGGAGCTTTATTCTTCGATCGAGTTGAGATAGTTGAATGGATTAGAAAGCACAAAGTTTATTCAGATGAGGAAGTTTTGTCTAAATTTTCCAAGCACTTAAAAAAATAA
- the mce gene encoding methylmalonyl-CoA epimerase: MVNKIEHIGIAVKNMDDANILFEKMLGVTSYKMEAVESEGVLTSFFQTGNNKIELLMATNPESPIAKFLEKKGEGIHHIAFDVDDIEAEIVRLKSEGFVLINEVPKKGADNKLVVFLHPKNTNGVLVELCQEIK, encoded by the coding sequence ATGGTAAACAAAATAGAACATATCGGAATTGCAGTAAAAAATATGGACGATGCCAATATTTTGTTCGAAAAAATGCTGGGTGTTACGTCATATAAAATGGAAGCGGTAGAAAGCGAGGGCGTTCTGACTTCTTTCTTTCAAACAGGAAATAATAAAATTGAACTTTTGATGGCGACAAATCCAGAAAGTCCGATTGCGAAATTTTTGGAGAAAAAAGGAGAAGGAATTCATCATATCGCTTTTGATGTTGATGATATCGAAGCCGAAATTGTGCGCTTAAAAAGTGAAGGTTTTGTACTGATAAATGAAGTTCCGAAGAAAGGTGCCGACAATAAATTGGTTGTTTTTCTGCATCCGAAGAATACAAATGGCGTTTTGGTGGAGCTTTGTCAGGAAATTAAATAA
- a CDS encoding Ig-like domain-containing protein, translating into MLKNTLKYISFIIVISMISCAKRGSITGGLKDTLAPVLISSFPENYSTNFKGNTITLNFDEYIKLKNLNKQLIISPPMKHEPLFSPTSVSKFIKIDIKDTLQPNTTYSFNFGQAITDNNEGNAINQFKYVFSTGPYIDSLKLSGRIKDAKDKYVDNFVSVMLYEVNDKFKDSTIYKDFPRYITNTLDSLRTFQFENLKEGKYLLVALKDKGGNNKFNPKDDKIGFLKQYITIPTDTVYELELFKEVLPFKAFKPIQASGNRLLLPYEGKQDLKNAKPKIVLKNGNEVLETIVTQFPKKDSLQLWFKPLKTDSLSLQVSKDNFDKKFSLKIKNMKKDTLNIKAVQNGVINFRERFTLETETPLVKFDKSKISLVNKDSTAVDFTTEYDEFEQKLYVDFKKEPVEKYNFTFLPGALTDFYEKANDTLSFKLTTKELEDYGNLVLNLKNVKRFPIIVDITNKKGDEVLASAYSEGETKITFNLVVPTEFTIRVIYDDNKNKVYDTGNFLKKTYSEEVFYHQKGVDVRSNWDVEETIDLSIPFSPEVEKKTDDKKKKEAEKKRKAF; encoded by the coding sequence ATGTTGAAAAACACCTTAAAATATATTTCATTTATTATAGTAATATCAATGATAAGCTGTGCAAAAAGAGGCAGTATTACTGGCGGTTTAAAAGATACTTTAGCGCCAGTTTTGATATCTAGTTTTCCTGAAAATTACAGCACAAACTTTAAAGGAAATACGATTACTTTAAATTTTGATGAATATATCAAGCTTAAAAACCTGAACAAACAGCTGATTATTTCTCCGCCGATGAAGCACGAGCCACTTTTCTCGCCAACATCGGTTAGTAAATTTATTAAAATCGACATTAAAGACACTCTACAGCCAAATACTACTTACAGTTTTAATTTTGGACAGGCTATTACAGATAATAATGAAGGAAATGCTATAAATCAGTTTAAATATGTTTTTTCAACTGGTCCGTATATTGACTCTTTAAAATTAAGCGGACGAATTAAAGATGCAAAAGATAAATATGTAGATAATTTTGTTTCTGTAATGTTGTATGAAGTAAATGACAAGTTTAAAGATTCTACCATTTACAAAGATTTTCCGCGTTATATTACCAACACTTTAGATAGTTTGAGAACTTTTCAGTTTGAGAATTTAAAAGAAGGAAAATATCTTTTGGTTGCTTTGAAGGATAAAGGCGGGAACAATAAATTTAATCCGAAAGACGATAAAATTGGATTTTTAAAACAATATATCACAATTCCGACTGATACGGTTTACGAACTAGAATTATTTAAAGAAGTATTGCCTTTCAAAGCTTTCAAACCAATTCAGGCTTCTGGAAACAGATTATTACTTCCGTACGAAGGAAAACAAGATCTTAAGAATGCCAAACCAAAAATCGTTCTTAAAAACGGAAATGAAGTTCTGGAAACCATCGTAACGCAATTCCCTAAAAAAGACTCGCTTCAACTTTGGTTTAAGCCTCTAAAAACAGATTCATTATCGTTGCAAGTATCAAAAGACAACTTTGACAAAAAGTTTTCTTTGAAGATTAAAAACATGAAAAAAGACACCTTAAATATTAAGGCGGTACAAAATGGTGTCATTAATTTTAGAGAACGTTTTACGCTGGAAACCGAAACTCCTTTGGTAAAATTTGATAAATCTAAAATTTCATTGGTCAATAAAGATTCTACAGCAGTAGATTTCACTACCGAATATGACGAGTTTGAACAAAAGCTCTATGTCGATTTCAAAAAAGAACCTGTAGAAAAGTATAATTTCACATTCTTGCCAGGCGCTTTAACTGACTTTTACGAAAAGGCAAATGACACTTTATCTTTTAAATTAACTACTAAAGAATTAGAAGATTATGGTAATTTGGTATTGAATCTCAAAAATGTAAAACGTTTTCCGATTATTGTAGATATAACAAACAAAAAAGGAGACGAAGTTCTTGCGAGCGCATATTCTGAAGGCGAAACCAAAATTACATTCAATTTAGTTGTTCCTACAGAATTTACGATTCGTGTCATTTATGATGACAATAAAAATAAAGTTTACGACACCGGAAATTTCTTAAAGAAAACCTATTCTGAGGAAGTGTTTTATCATCAAAAAGGCGTCGATGTCCGATCGAATTGGGATGTAGAAGAAACTATTGACCTTAGCATACCATTTAGTCCAGAAGTCGAGAAAAAGACAGACGACAAAAAGAAAAAAGAAGCCGAAAAGAAACGGAAGGCTTTCTAA
- a CDS encoding amidohydrolase, translating to MKIALIQTDLFWEDASKNRENFDSKINEIDSEINLIVLPEMFSTGFTMNASDIAETMQGETVEWMKLKAKQKNAAITGSVVITENGNFYNRMFFVFPSGDFQYYDKRHLFSLAGENEFYTPGTDKVIVDYLDWKICLQICYDLRFPVFARNVENYDLLLYVANWPKVRTGAWDTLLNARAIENLSYVAGVNRIGFDDNNFEHNGHTQLIDFWGNYIIKPQETEGVFVAELDKNMMLETRRKLNFLGDRDQFELKF from the coding sequence ATGAAAATTGCTTTAATTCAAACAGACCTTTTTTGGGAAGATGCTTCAAAAAACAGAGAAAATTTCGATTCAAAAATTAATGAAATCGATTCTGAAATAAATTTAATTGTACTTCCAGAAATGTTTTCGACGGGATTTACAATGAATGCTTCGGATATTGCGGAAACCATGCAAGGAGAAACTGTTGAATGGATGAAATTGAAAGCAAAACAAAAAAATGCGGCAATAACCGGAAGTGTCGTTATTACCGAAAATGGAAATTTTTATAACCGAATGTTTTTTGTTTTTCCTTCTGGGGATTTTCAATATTACGACAAAAGACATTTGTTTTCTCTTGCGGGAGAAAATGAGTTTTACACTCCAGGAACTGATAAAGTAATTGTTGATTATTTAGATTGGAAAATCTGTCTGCAGATTTGTTATGATTTGAGATTTCCTGTTTTTGCTCGAAATGTCGAAAATTACGATCTGCTTTTATATGTTGCCAACTGGCCCAAAGTTCGAACCGGGGCTTGGGATACTTTACTAAATGCACGTGCAATAGAAAATCTAAGTTATGTTGCGGGCGTAAACAGAATTGGTTTTGATGACAATAATTTTGAACACAATGGACATACGCAACTTATTGATTTTTGGGGAAATTATATAATAAAGCCACAAGAAACAGAAGGTGTTTTTGTGGCTGAATTGGATAAAAATATGATGTTGGAAACTCGTAGAAAACTTAATTTTCTAGGAGATCGTGATCAGTTTGAACTTAAGTTTTAA
- a CDS encoding GntP family permease: MSILILTACIIFLILQIAWFKINPFIAFIITSLLAALFLGLPVETISPVLQKGLGEMLGSITLIIVFGTCIGKLAVSSGAAKVIAKTVMNWTGRKYVRLGLMITGFIIGIPLFYSVGFVLLVPLIFSVAHQFKLSKVYLGIPMLASLSVAHGFLPPHPSPMALSSILKADIGLVLIYGIIIAIPTILIAGLWFSTRFKNIKTESEHEILNVEEITNEGKLPSFGLSLFSALFPVFGLTITSLLPLISDNEKLIAICKIIGDPSIIMLLSLLLCTYTLGIKMNRSMSSVMDDYTQAIKDVALIVLIVGGAGCLKEVMIVSGVNETIVATLNQVNIHPFLLAWIMAAIIRICVGSATAAGLMTASVLLPLLQSNDLDPNLFVLSVGAGSLMCSHVNDPSFWMFKEYFNISLKDTFKSWTVMESLVSVLGIVFIFILNALIH; this comes from the coding sequence ATGAGCATTTTGATACTCACAGCTTGCATTATTTTCTTGATTTTACAGATTGCTTGGTTTAAAATTAATCCGTTTATAGCGTTTATCATTACGTCACTTTTGGCTGCGCTTTTTTTAGGATTGCCAGTAGAAACGATTTCTCCAGTTTTGCAAAAAGGTCTTGGCGAAATGCTCGGCTCAATAACTTTAATTATTGTTTTCGGAACTTGTATTGGTAAATTGGCAGTTTCTTCTGGAGCCGCAAAAGTGATTGCCAAAACAGTTATGAATTGGACTGGCAGAAAATATGTTCGTTTGGGTTTAATGATTACTGGATTTATAATCGGAATTCCTCTTTTTTATAGCGTTGGATTTGTACTTTTAGTTCCGCTGATTTTTTCTGTTGCGCATCAATTTAAATTATCAAAAGTTTATTTGGGAATTCCTATGCTGGCTTCGCTTTCTGTTGCACACGGATTTCTTCCGCCGCATCCTTCGCCAATGGCGTTAAGCAGTATCTTAAAAGCGGATATTGGTTTGGTTTTAATTTACGGAATTATAATCGCCATTCCGACCATTTTAATTGCCGGACTTTGGTTTTCGACTCGTTTTAAAAACATCAAAACAGAATCGGAACATGAAATTTTAAATGTCGAAGAAATTACAAACGAAGGCAAACTGCCAAGTTTTGGATTGAGTTTATTCTCCGCCTTATTTCCCGTTTTCGGATTGACGATTACTTCTCTACTTCCATTAATTTCAGACAATGAAAAACTGATTGCTATTTGCAAAATTATCGGCGATCCAAGTATCATTATGTTATTATCGCTTCTGCTTTGCACTTATACTTTAGGAATTAAAATGAACAGAAGCATGTCTTCTGTTATGGACGATTATACACAAGCTATAAAAGATGTTGCTTTAATTGTTTTAATTGTTGGCGGTGCGGGTTGCCTAAAAGAAGTCATGATTGTAAGCGGTGTAAACGAAACTATTGTTGCGACTTTAAATCAAGTTAATATTCATCCGTTTTTATTGGCCTGGATTATGGCGGCGATAATTCGTATTTGCGTGGGTTCTGCAACCGCGGCAGGATTAATGACAGCCAGCGTTTTATTACCTTTACTACAATCAAACGATCTTGATCCCAATCTCTTTGTACTTTCTGTTGGAGCTGGAAGTTTAATGTGTTCGCACGTTAATGATCCAAGTTTCTGGATGTTCAAAGAGTATTTTAATATTAGTCTAAAAGACACTTTTAAATCCTGGACAGTTATGGAATCATTGGTTTCTGTTCTGGGAATTGTATTTATATTTATTTTAAACGCTTTAATACATTAA
- a CDS encoding RidA family protein, with protein MSLNPQEKFESLGLSLPPAPQPLGIYKPYLVDGKYLYLSGHGPVQDDKSLIIGRIGEDMDIEAGKLAARQVGLTMLSTIVTNFGSLSKVKRVIKVLGMVNCTSDFLKHPYVINGCSELFAEVWGQENGIGVRSAVGFGSLPDNIPVEVEAFFELY; from the coding sequence ATGAGTTTAAATCCACAAGAAAAATTCGAAAGTCTTGGTTTATCGCTTCCTCCTGCTCCACAGCCGTTAGGAATTTATAAACCGTATTTAGTAGACGGGAAATATCTATATCTATCTGGTCACGGGCCAGTTCAAGACGATAAATCTTTAATCATCGGACGCATTGGAGAAGATATGGATATCGAAGCTGGAAAATTAGCCGCAAGACAAGTTGGTTTAACAATGCTTTCTACAATTGTAACCAATTTTGGAAGCTTAAGCAAAGTAAAAAGAGTGATCAAAGTTCTCGGAATGGTAAATTGCACTTCAGATTTCCTAAAACATCCTTATGTAATTAACGGTTGCAGCGAATTATTTGCAGAAGTTTGGGGACAAGAAAACGGAATCGGCGTAAGAAGCGCAGTCGGATTTGGATCGCTTCCTGATAATATTCCTGTTGAAGTTGAAGCGTTTTTTGAATTATACTAA
- a CDS encoding D-TA family PLP-dependent enzyme, with translation MQKNWWEINSETLIDTPFLAVYEDRVRQNIEKLISYVKGDTQRLRPHIKTHKNAEILELFKIYNIKKIKCATIAEAELAANQQIEDILLAYQPVGLKAERWIALLKKFPEIHFSAIVDNLKTASDLNEIAKRNNLKLSVYLDLNTGMNRTGFSISEDWTALIEEILKFKNLHLKGIHIYDGHIKGSLEERNLEVSKAFDKIINQVERINYDLKIVAGGSNTFPFYAKQENVECNPGTFVFWDSNYRTNLPEQDFKPALVIVGTIISKPTKNTFCVDIGYKAVSSENPIDKRLVVLNDENLIPTAHSEEHLIVENRGENEYEIGDIIYAEPYHVCPTVALYDNLQIVNKKHQIYTQWPVGARGRKNTI, from the coding sequence ATGCAAAAGAACTGGTGGGAAATAAATTCTGAAACACTTATCGATACTCCGTTTTTAGCAGTTTACGAAGATCGTGTTCGGCAAAATATTGAGAAGTTGATTTCTTATGTGAAAGGCGACACTCAGAGATTACGTCCCCATATTAAAACACATAAAAATGCCGAGATTTTAGAGCTTTTTAAAATTTATAATATCAAGAAAATAAAATGCGCTACAATTGCTGAAGCTGAACTGGCCGCCAATCAGCAAATTGAAGATATTCTTTTAGCGTATCAACCTGTTGGTTTAAAAGCAGAAAGATGGATTGCATTACTTAAAAAATTTCCAGAAATTCATTTTTCAGCTATTGTAGACAATCTGAAAACGGCTTCAGATTTAAATGAAATTGCTAAAAGAAATAACCTTAAACTTTCTGTTTATTTGGATTTAAATACAGGAATGAACCGAACAGGATTTTCGATTTCTGAAGATTGGACAGCATTAATTGAAGAAATTTTAAAATTTAAAAATCTTCATTTGAAGGGAATCCATATTTATGACGGACATATAAAAGGAAGTTTAGAAGAAAGAAATTTAGAAGTTTCAAAAGCATTCGATAAAATTATCAATCAAGTTGAAAGAATTAACTATGATTTAAAAATCGTTGCTGGCGGTTCTAATACTTTTCCATTTTATGCCAAACAAGAAAATGTAGAATGCAATCCAGGAACTTTTGTTTTTTGGGATTCTAATTATCGAACGAATCTTCCTGAACAGGATTTTAAACCTGCATTAGTAATCGTTGGAACCATTATTTCTAAACCAACAAAAAACACTTTTTGTGTCGATATTGGTTATAAAGCGGTTTCATCTGAAAATCCGATTGATAAAAGATTGGTTGTTTTGAATGATGAGAATTTGATTCCAACCGCACATTCTGAAGAACATTTGATTGTAGAAAACCGAGGTGAAAACGAATATGAAATCGGCGACATTATTTACGCAGAACCGTATCATGTTTGCCCGACTGTTGCATTATATGATAATCTTCAAATCGTAAACAAAAAGCATCAAATTTATACGCAATGGCCAGTTGGCGCGCGAGGACGAAAAAATACTATTTAA
- a CDS encoding dipeptidase: MFILDAHLDLSMNAMEWNRDIRNDVPTLRHLEKGMTDKPDRERATVSFPDLRRGNIGIVVATQIARFVKPDSLIPGWNSPEQAWAQTQGQISWYKSMEEAGEMTQITDKKSLLKHFDLWNDGTPNDKKPIGYILSLEGADSIVDISYLEKAYNYGLRAVGPAHYGPGRYANGTDATGKMNQNGIDLLKEMERLNIILDATHLCDDAFWQALDHFNGAVWASHNNCRALVDHNRQYSDEMIKALISREAVIGGALDAWMMVPNWQRGISQPKEMNCSLETAFKHMDHICQLAGNANHIGIGSDLDGAFGTEQCPYDLDTIADLQKLVLIFKNHGYADEDLKKIFHQNWIDFLVKHWD; this comes from the coding sequence ATGTTTATACTAGACGCTCATTTGGATCTCAGCATGAATGCAATGGAATGGAATCGAGACATAAGAAATGATGTTCCGACTTTACGCCATTTAGAAAAAGGAATGACGGACAAGCCCGATCGCGAACGCGCAACGGTTTCTTTTCCTGATCTCAGACGTGGCAATATCGGAATTGTTGTTGCGACTCAAATTGCAAGATTTGTAAAACCCGACAGTTTAATTCCAGGTTGGAATTCTCCAGAACAGGCTTGGGCACAAACGCAAGGACAAATTTCATGGTACAAAAGCATGGAAGAAGCTGGCGAAATGACTCAGATTACGGATAAAAAATCGCTCCTAAAACATTTTGATTTATGGAATGATGGAACTCCAAACGACAAAAAACCAATTGGCTATATTTTGAGTTTAGAAGGCGCAGATTCAATCGTTGATATTTCTTATTTGGAAAAAGCCTACAATTACGGATTACGTGCTGTCGGCCCCGCGCATTATGGACCGGGAAGATATGCCAACGGAACCGATGCAACTGGAAAAATGAATCAAAACGGAATTGATTTATTGAAAGAAATGGAACGTTTGAATATTATTCTCGATGCAACACATTTATGTGATGATGCTTTTTGGCAGGCTTTAGATCATTTTAACGGTGCTGTTTGGGCAAGTCATAACAATTGCAGAGCGTTAGTTGATCATAATCGGCAATACAGTGATGAAATGATTAAAGCTTTAATTTCGAGAGAAGCTGTTATTGGCGGTGCTTTAGATGCTTGGATGATGGTTCCGAATTGGCAGAGAGGTATTTCTCAGCCAAAAGAAATGAATTGTAGTTTAGAAACCGCATTCAAACACATGGATCATATTTGTCAGCTGGCAGGAAATGCAAATCATATCGGAATTGGTTCAGATTTAGATGGCGCTTTTGGAACAGAACAATGTCCGTACGATTTAGACACCATTGCCGATTTACAAAAGTTAGTTTTAATATTTAAAAATCATGGTTATGCTGATGAAGATTTAAAAAAGATTTTTCATCAAAATTGGATTGATTTTCTAGTAAAACATTGGGATTAA
- a CDS encoding DeoR/GlpR family DNA-binding transcription regulator, which translates to MSTENEVLNYSKEERKNHILKEINLHTRVSFETLSAKLGVSEDTVRRDINELDADALLIKVKGGAMTKGYHYSSSNQTYAVEAKQVIAQKAVGLLHDGMVLIVDGGTTIREFIRLIPNDLNLTVFTITALTAVQLLDKPNIKTIMIGGSISSYSQMCVSGEAFHQLANIKADLLVLGTNALDIDGGYSDSDWETVQVKKAMIQASKKTAVLTITEKLNTVLKMKIASLSEINYVITEEEPNDKKLKSYKENFPSLTVI; encoded by the coding sequence ATGAGCACTGAAAATGAAGTTTTAAATTACAGTAAAGAAGAACGTAAAAATCATATTCTAAAAGAGATCAATTTGCACACGCGTGTAAGTTTTGAAACTCTTTCGGCTAAACTTGGCGTTTCCGAAGATACTGTTCGCCGTGATATTAATGAGCTTGACGCAGACGCACTTTTGATTAAAGTAAAAGGCGGCGCTATGACCAAAGGATATCACTATTCTTCTTCTAATCAGACTTATGCTGTCGAAGCCAAACAAGTTATTGCTCAAAAAGCGGTCGGACTTCTTCATGACGGAATGGTTTTAATTGTTGACGGAGGAACTACGATTCGCGAGTTCATCCGATTAATTCCAAACGATCTTAATTTGACCGTTTTTACGATTACGGCTTTAACTGCGGTTCAGCTTTTGGATAAACCAAATATCAAAACCATCATGATTGGCGGAAGCATTTCTTCTTACAGTCAGATGTGTGTTAGCGGAGAAGCTTTTCATCAATTGGCGAATATTAAAGCCGATCTTTTAGTTCTTGGAACAAATGCCCTTGACATCGATGGCGGTTATTCTGATTCTGACTGGGAAACCGTTCAGGTTAAAAAAGCAATGATTCAGGCTTCTAAAAAAACAGCGGTTTTAACTATTACTGAAAAATTAAATACAGTTCTTAAAATGAAAATCGCCAGTTTGTCTGAGATAAATTATGTGATTACCGAAGAAGAACCAAATGATAAAAAACTAAAATCATACAAAGAAAACTTTCCGAGTTTGACTGTGATTTAA
- a CDS encoding family 20 glycosylhydrolase produces the protein MKKFLFLFFFLSFLNGNAQNSQQNNSIIPTPNLYKLTGDNIRINGKVQVSFANKNHSEKELKSAKILESAFNSSNNSKKSNIKIEFNSDVNFKSKEGYKIEITSNKISVSGKEEGLFYAVQTLLQLLPNKISSEIKLPCVIIEDQPRYSYRGLHLDVCRHFFSVAVIKDFIAQMASYKLNNFHWHLTDDQGWRIEIKKYPKLTEVGSKRAQTLVGNKFERSPFFFDGNPYGGFYTQEEIKEVVKFAEANYVNVIPEIEMPGHASAAVTAYPNLACFPDRNYKVVESWGVFEDVFCAGKDETFTFLEDVLTEVMALFPSKNIHVGGDECPKTRWKVCPNCQKRIKDLGLKDEHELQSYFIKRIEKFLNANGRQVFGWDEILEGGLAPNAAVMSWRGESGGIHAAKLKHPVVMTPEQTVYFDYNQGYSPNEPLTVGRLSTLEKVYNYNPTLVDSLSVEEQKYIIGVQANLWSEYLTSPAKLNYMLYPRIFALAEIAWTETPNKNYNHFIQNQLPYHLEKLELQDRLYKVPTPFGSDETALITSKYILDLKPTIKNGKIFYTIDGYNPDETANLFQNPVTINIPKGEYRIIKTIQISESGKKSSINKIIVRNPDLKSALAIQPKKNGLKYEYFIGTFKQVQDLELAKPVNSGILEGKISAEKWKTKLEPYIGLKFNGYIFIPETENYIFSTLSDDGSKLFIDDELIVDNDGIHWMNEAYGAVKLEKGFHKLNISYFDSTGGTVLNCFIQKEGKEKQEISASQLYYE, from the coding sequence ATGAAAAAATTCCTTTTTCTATTTTTCTTTCTTTCTTTTTTAAATGGAAATGCTCAAAATTCCCAACAAAACAATTCTATAATTCCAACTCCAAATTTGTATAAATTAACAGGAGATAATATTCGCATAAATGGAAAAGTTCAAGTCAGTTTTGCGAATAAAAATCATAGTGAAAAGGAATTAAAATCGGCAAAAATTTTAGAATCAGCTTTCAATTCTTCAAACAATTCTAAGAAATCAAATATTAAAATTGAGTTTAATTCAGATGTAAATTTCAAATCCAAAGAAGGCTATAAAATCGAAATTACTTCGAACAAAATTTCAGTTTCGGGGAAAGAAGAAGGACTTTTTTATGCTGTTCAAACTTTATTACAGCTTCTTCCAAACAAAATTTCGAGCGAAATAAAATTACCGTGCGTAATTATAGAAGACCAACCGCGATATTCTTACCGAGGCTTGCATTTAGACGTTTGCCGTCATTTTTTCTCTGTTGCTGTTATAAAAGATTTTATTGCACAAATGGCTAGTTATAAATTAAATAATTTTCATTGGCATTTAACCGACGATCAAGGTTGGCGAATTGAGATTAAAAAATATCCAAAACTGACTGAAGTGGGCTCCAAAAGAGCGCAGACTTTAGTGGGGAATAAATTCGAAAGATCTCCATTTTTTTTCGACGGAAATCCATATGGAGGATTTTATACTCAGGAGGAAATCAAAGAAGTGGTAAAATTTGCCGAGGCTAATTATGTGAATGTTATTCCAGAAATAGAAATGCCAGGTCATGCTTCTGCGGCAGTTACAGCTTATCCAAATTTGGCTTGTTTTCCAGATCGAAATTATAAAGTTGTAGAATCGTGGGGCGTTTTTGAAGATGTTTTTTGTGCAGGAAAAGACGAAACTTTTACTTTTTTAGAAGATGTTTTGACAGAAGTTATGGCATTATTTCCGAGTAAAAATATTCATGTTGGCGGAGACGAATGTCCGAAAACGAGATGGAAAGTTTGTCCGAATTGTCAAAAAAGAATCAAAGATTTAGGCTTGAAAGATGAGCATGAACTTCAAAGTTATTTCATTAAAAGAATCGAAAAATTCCTGAACGCAAATGGAAGACAGGTTTTTGGTTGGGATGAAATTCTAGAAGGCGGACTCGCACCAAATGCAGCCGTTATGTCTTGGCGTGGAGAATCGGGCGGAATTCACGCTGCAAAACTGAAACATCCTGTTGTAATGACTCCAGAACAAACAGTTTATTTTGATTATAATCAAGGTTATTCGCCAAATGAACCGCTTACAGTTGGAAGATTAAGTACTTTAGAGAAAGTTTACAATTACAATCCAACTCTGGTTGACAGCTTATCTGTCGAAGAACAAAAATATATTATTGGAGTCCAAGCCAATCTTTGGTCGGAATATTTGACAAGTCCAGCAAAATTAAATTATATGCTTTATCCGAGAATTTTCGCTTTAGCAGAAATTGCCTGGACAGAAACTCCGAATAAAAATTACAATCATTTTATTCAAAATCAACTTCCGTATCATTTAGAAAAATTAGAATTACAAGATCGATTGTATAAAGTTCCGACACCTTTTGGTTCTGATGAAACAGCTTTAATCACATCAAAATATATTTTAGATTTAAAACCAACCATTAAAAATGGAAAAATCTTTTATACGATTGATGGATACAATCCTGATGAAACAGCAAATTTGTTCCAAAACCCTGTAACAATAAATATTCCAAAAGGAGAATATCGAATTATCAAAACAATTCAAATCAGCGAAAGCGGCAAAAAAAGTTCCATCAATAAAATCATTGTTCGAAATCCAGATTTAAAATCTGCTTTGGCAATTCAGCCGAAAAAAAATGGTTTGAAATACGAATATTTTATAGGAACATTTAAGCAGGTTCAGGATTTAGAACTTGCAAAACCTGTGAATTCAGGAATTTTAGAAGGTAAAATCAGCGCTGAAAAATGGAAAACGAAATTAGAGCCATACATCGGCTTAAAATTTAACGGATACATCTTTATTCCAGAAACAGAAAATTATATTTTTTCAACCCTTTCAGATGATGGATCAAAGCTTTTTATCGACGATGAATTAATTGTAGATAATGATGGTATTCATTGGATGAACGAAGCTTATGGCGCTGTTAAATTGGAAAAAGGATTTCACAAACTCAACATCAGTTATTTTGACTCAACTGGCGGTACAGTTTTAAATTGTTTTATTCAGAAAGAAGGAAAAGAAAAACAAGAAATTAGCGCGTCGCAACTGTATTACGAATAG